Genomic segment of Burkholderia pyrrocinia:
ATCAGCACGGTCGCCGTGCACGCCCCCGGATACGCGCCGAAGATCGCCTGCATCAGCTCGGTGCGGCCCGCGCCGACCAGCCCCGCGACGCCGAGGATCTCGCCGCGCCGCACGCTGAACGACACGTCGTCGACCCGCTTGCGGCGCGTGTTCGTCACGTCGCGGCAGGTCACGTGGCGCGCTTCCAGCACGACGTCGCCGATCTCGTGCGGCTCGCGCGGATACAGGTCGCGGATCTCGCGGCCGACCATCATCGCGATGATCCGGTCGGTCGTCAGCGCACGCATCGGCTCGGTCGCGACATGGCGGCCGTCGCGGATCACGGTCACGGTGTCGCACACGGCCTCGACCTCGTCGAGCTTGTGCGAGATGTACACGCACGCGACGCCGCGGCGCTTCAGGTCGCGCACGATGTCGAGCAGGATGCGCGTTTCCGACGCGCTCAGCGACGACGAAGGCTCGTCGAGGATCAGCAGCTTCGCGCGCTTGTTCAGCGCCTTCGCGATCTCGATCAACTGCTGGTGGCCGCCGCCGTAGTTCATCACCGGCTGCGCGACGTTGATCGAGTCGATCCGCAACTCGTGCAGCAGTTCCTCGGCGCGCCGGACCATCGCCGCGTAGTGCATGCGCCCGCCCGGCAGCGTGATCTCGTTGCCGAGGAATATGTTCTCGGCCACCGACAGTTCGGGCACGAGCATCAATTCCTGGTGGATGATCACGATGCCCGCGCGCTCGGTGTCGCGCACGCCGGACGCGACGAGCGGCGCGCCTTCCCAGCGGATCTCGCCGTCCCACGTGCCGTGTGGATAGACGCCCGACAGCACCTTCATCAGCGTCGATTTGCCCGCGCCGTTCTCGCCGCACAGCCCCACGCACTCGCCCGGCCGCACCATCAGGTCGATGCCGTCGAGCGCCTTCACGCCGTTGAAATCCTTGACGATGCCGCGCATCGTCAGCAAGGGTTCGGTCATTCGCTCATGCCTCGCAGTATGCGCGCGGACGCACCGGAAGGCCGTCCGCGCGCCGCGCCGTTACTGGCTCGCCAGCTGCGCCTGGGTATAGAAGCCGTCCTTCACGACGATGTCGACGTTGCGCCTGGTCAACAGCGTCGGCTGCAGCAGCACCGTGTCGACCTTCTTCTTGCCGTTGTCGTATTGCGCGTTGAAGGCGGGCTTCGCGCCCTTCGCGAGATCCACCGCAAGCTTCGCCGCTTCGCTCGCGATCAGCTTGAGCGGCTTGTAGACGGTCATCGTCTGCGTGCCGGCGATCACGCGCTTGACCGCCGCGAGGTCCGCATCCTGCCCGGATACCGGCACCTTGCCGGCCAGATGCTGCGCGGCGAGCGCCTGGATCGCGCCGCCCGCGGTGCCGTCGTTCGACGCGACGATCGCGTCGATCCGGTTGTTGTTCGCGGTCAGCGCATCCTCGACGATCCGCAGCGCGGTCGACGCGCTCCACTCGGGCACCCACTGCTGGCCGACGACCTTGATGTCGCCGCGATCGATCGCCGGCTTCAGCACCTTCAGTTGTCCTTCGCGCAGCATCTTCGCATTGTTGTCGGTCGGCGCGCCGCCGAGCAGGAAATAGTTGCCCTTCGGCTTCGCATCGTAGACGCCCTGCGCCTGCAGCTCGCCCACCTTCTGGTTGTCGAACGAGATATACGCATCGACGTCGGCGTCGAGGATCAGCCGGTCGTACGACACCACCTTGATGCCCGCCTTGCGCGCTTCGGCGACGACGTTGCCGAGCGTCTTCGAATTGAACGGCACGATCACGATCACGTCCACGCCGCGCGAGATCAGGTTCTCGATCTGCGAGATCTGCCGCGCCTCGCTCGCGTCCGCGGACTGCACGGACACTTTCGCGCCGAGTTGCGTGGCGGCGGCCACGAAATAGTCGCGGTCGCGCGACCAGCGCTCGACGCGCAGGTCGTCGATGCAGAAGCCGATCTCCGGCTTGTCCTTGCTCGCATGCGCGAGCGGCGCGCCAAGCGCGAGGGCCGCCAACGCAGCGGCGCCTGCCAGCGCACTCAATACGGTACGACGCGTTACGGATTGCATGTCTCCACTCCTCTCTTTATTGGACAACCCCACGAACGCCGGGCGGCCGCCGAAGCACGCCGCCCGTCGTCCTGCCAGTACACGGCTACGCGTCATGCGCGGCATGACCCGCGCCAGCCGCAAACACCGGTTCGAGCGCGCGATACAGCGCGCGAAACGTCGGCCGCCGCGCGTCGCGATACCACGCGTGGCGCGCCATGTCGGGCTCGCGCACGGCCACCACCGGCAGCTGCGGGCACACCGCGTCGAGCGGCGCATCCGGTTCGAGCGCGAGATGCGCGAGCCGCGCGGCGCCGAGCGCCGGGCCGACTTCGCCACCCGCACGCAATGTCAGCGCGCGACCGCTGAGATCCGCGAGCATCTGTGTCCAGTACGCGCTGCGCGAGCCGCCGCCGATGACCGTGATGCCGTCGGGCGCGAGCCCGGCCGCATGGAGCGCGTCGATCCCGTCGAGCAGCGCGAAGCCGACGCCTTCGAGCGTCGCGTTCGCGAGATCGGCGCGCTGCGTGTCGGGCGTCAGCCCGTAAAACACGCCCTTCGCGTTCACGTCGTTGTGCGGCGTGCGCTCGCCGCTCAGATAAGGCAGGAACCACGGGCGATCCGCGCGCGCGTTCGTCTCGGCGTCGGCGAGCAGCGCGGCAACGCCGTCGTAGCCGGCCAGTTGCGCGGTGAAATCGACGCAGCCGGCCGCATTCAGCATCACCGACATCAGGTGCCAGGTGCGCGGTAACGCATGACAGAAGCTGTGGACCGCCGATTCCGGATTCGCGCGAAAACCGTCCGACACCGCGAAATAAACGCCCGACGTGCCGAGCGACAGCAGCGCATCGCCGGGCCGCACGATGCCGACGCCGACCGCACCGGCCGCGTTGTCGCCACCACCCGCGACGACCGGGATCTCGCGCAGCCCCAGCGCGCGCGCGACTGCCGGCAGCAGCGTGCCGGTGATGCGGTTGCCCTCGAACACGGCGGGCACCTGCGCGCGCGACAGCCCGCACGCGGCAAGCAGCGTGTCGTCGTAGTCGCGCTTCTCGACATCGAGCCACAGCGTGCCGGCGGCATCCGACGGATCGGTCGCGAACACGCCGGTCAGCCGGTAGCGCAGATAATCCTTCGGCAACAGCACGTGTGCGATCCGCGCGAACACGTCCGGCTCGTGCCGGCGCACCCACAGCAGCTTCGGCGCGGTGAAGCCCGGCATCGCAAGGTTGCCGGCGACGGCGCGCAGCGCGGGCGCCAGCCGCCCGAGTTCCGCGCACTCGGCATCCGCGCGACCGTCGTTCCACAGGATCGCGGGACGCAGCACGTCGCCGTGCGCATCGAGCAGCGTCGCGCCGTGCATCTGCCCGGTCAGGCCGAGCGCGCCGATGTCATGCGGATCGACGCCGGCCGCGCGCGCATCCGCAACGAGCTCGGCAAGCGCGCCGCATGCCGCGTCCCACCAGTCGCGCGGCGCCTGTTCGGACCAGCGCGGCCGCGGCCGACTCACCGACAGCGGCCGGCTCGCGCTGGCCCGCACCGCACCGTCGCGGTCGAGCAGCACGGCCTTCACGCCCGACGTGCCAAGATCGAGTCCGATGACCATGGTGTCAGCGCAGCCCGTAGATCGCCTGGTTCACGATGTTCTCGAGCCGTTCCTGCGCGCCGCTCGCATGCTGCGGGTTCACGCCGCGCGCGAGCGCGTCGGCGGCGAGCGACTCCAGCGTGTAGCCGCCCGCCAGGATCTCGCGGCCGAAAGCGCTGTCCCACTGCGCGTAGCGCTGCCGGCGCAGCGCGTCGAGCCGGTCGTTCCCGACCAGCACGGCCGCGCGCTCGAGCGCAAGCGCGAGCACGTCGATCGCGCCGACATGGCCGTAGAACAGGTCTTCCGGATCGACGCTCTGGCGCCGCACCTTCGCATCGAAGTTCATGCCGCCGGTGGTAAAACCGCCATGCCGCAGGATCTCGTAGAACGCGAGCGTCAGTTCCTCGACGCTGTTCGGGAACTGGTCGGTGTCCCAGCCGTTCTGCGGATCGCCGCGATTCGCATCGACGCTGCCGAACACGCCGAGCGCGAACGCGTTCGCGATCTCGTGATGGAACGAATGGCCGGCGAGCGTCGCGTGGTTAGCCTCGATATTCACGCGGATTTCGTTCTGCAATCCGTATTGCGTGAGGAAGCCGTGTACGGTCGCAACGTCGTAGTCGTACTGGTGCTTGGTCGGCTCCTGCGGCTTGGGCTCGATCAGCAGCGCCCCTTTGAAGCCGATCCGGTGCTTGTGCTCGACGACCATCGACAGGAAGCGGGCGAACTGCTCGCGCTCGCGCACGAGATCGGTATTGAGCAGCGTCTCGTACCCTTCGCGGCCGCCCCACAGCACGTAGTTCTCGCCGCCGAGCCGATGCGTCGCGTCGAGCGCATGGCGCACCTGGGTGGCGGCCCACGCGAACACGTCGGGGTTCGGGTTGGTCGCCGCGCCCGCCGCGAAGCGCGGATGCGAGAACAGGTTCGCGGTGCCCCACAGCAGCCGGACGCCCGTCGCCTGCTGACGCTCGCCCAGGTAGTCGGTCATCCGCGCGAAGTTCTCGGTGTACTCGTGCAGGCTGTCGCCCTCCGGCGAGACGTCGGTGTCGTGAAACGTGTAGAACGGCGTGCCGAGCTTCGTGAAGAACTCGAATGCCGCATCCGCCTTCTGGCGCGCGCGCTCTAACGGGTCGCCCGGCTGTTGCCATGGCCGCCGGAACGCGCCCTGGCCGAAGATGTCGTGGCCGGGCCACACGAACGTGTGCCAGTAGCAGACCGCGATCCGCAGGTGCTCCTCGAGCGTCTTGCCGAGCACCCGCTTCGTGCGGTCGTAATACCGGTATGCAAGCGGGTTGTCCGATTGCGGACCTTCGTAGCGAATCGCGGGAATATGTTCGAAATACGACATGGCGTCTCCGTCCGGTTTCTTGTTGCGGTGCGGCGTGCATCGCGATGGCGTGCGGGCCGAATTCGATCTGGCTGGATCGTGCCCGCGTGCCCCCGCGCCCGCAATTGCGAAATTGCGCAGCACCCTTAACGTTTCTTGCCAGCGCACTGCGCACGGCACGCGTTCCGTCCTACAATCGCCGGACACCAGGCCAACCTGACAGCCGCGCGGCTCGGCCCGCGCGCCCGGAGACAACGGCGCGACGCCACGTACGGCGCGCGCTTCGAGACCGAGATGAACCGCGCCCGTTCCACCCAGACGCCGCACCGCATCGCGCTGCTGTTCAACGCCAACAAGGTCTACGACCGCGAGATCATCAGCGGCATCGGCCAGTACCTGCGCTCGACGCGCGTGGTCTGGGACCTGTTCCTCGAAGACGACTTCCGCTGCCGGCTCGCCGGCATCGAGCGCTTCGACGGCGACGGCATCATCGCGGACTTCGACGATCCGGCCGTCGCCGATGCACTCGCCGGCTCGCCGCTGCCGATCGTCGCGGTCGGATCGTCGTACGAGGATCCGGCGCAGTATCCGGACGATGTGCCGTATATCGCGACCGACAACGCAAAGCTCGTGTCGCTCGCGTACACGCACCTGATCGGCGCCGGGCTGCCGCACTTCGCGATGTACAGCCTGCCCGTCGCGCAAGAGAACCGCTGGGCGCAGCAGCGCGAACTCGCATTCGACCGGCTCGCGCGCGCGGACGGCGTCGATGCGGCGATCTACCGCGGGCTGTCGACGAGCGCGTCGGGGTGGAACCACGCGATCGAGCAGTTGATCGGCTGGCTGCATGCGCTGCCGAAGCCCGTCGGCGTCATTGCGGTGACCGACGCGCGCGCGCGGCACCTGCTGCAGGCGTGCCTGATCGCGGGCCTCGCGGTGCCGGAACAGGTCGCGATCATCGGCATCGACAACGACCCGCTCACGCGCACGCTCACGCGCATTCCGCTGTCGTCCGTGATCCAGGGCACCGAGGAAATGGGCCGTACCGCCGCGCACCTGCTGCACCGGATGCTGCGCGGCGCGCGTTTTCCGGACCGGCGGATTCTCGTGCCGCCCGTCGGGATCAACGTGCTCGAATCGACCCGCCACCAGCCGCTCGCGAGTCCGTACGTGATGCACGCACGCCACTTCATTCGCCAGTACGCGTGCCAGGGCATCAAGACCGATCAGGTCGCCGACTACGTCGGCGTGTCGCGCTCGCTGCTCGAAGAGCACTTCCGGCGCGAACTGCAGCGCACCGTGCACCAGGAAATCCTGCGCCACAAGCTCGAAGCGGCGCAGGCGCTGCTCGCGGGCCGGCAGGCGTCGAGCGCCGAGGTCGCGATCCGCTGCGGGTTCACGTCGCTCCAGTACATGTACGCGGTGTTCCGGCGCGAGCTGGGCTGCACGCCGCGCGAATACCAGGAACGCGCCGTCGCCGCGCACTGAAGCCCGCCGTTCACATCGAATCCGCCCATGCACATCGATACCGATTCTCCCCGCCTGACACCCGGCGTCGCACGCGTGTCCTCCGAACCGTGGGGCACGCTGCCCGACGGCGACCCGGTGCGGCGCTACACGCTGCGCAACGCGCACGGGATGCGCGTCGTCGTCAGCGACCTCGGCGCGACCGTCGTGTCGTGGCTCGCGCCCGACCGCACCGGACGCTTCGCCGATATCGTGCTCGCGCACGACACGCCCGCCGAGTATGTCGAATCGGGCGCCTACCTCGGCGCGACGATCGGCCGCTGGGCGAACCGGATCGCCGGCGCGCGCTTCACGCTCGACGGTATCGACTACCTGCTCGATCGCAACGAGAACGGCAATCTGCTGCACGGCGGCGCGAGCGGCTTCCACCGCCAGCGCTGGGCAGTCGTCGACGACTGCGGCGGGCTGACGCTGCGGCTCGATTCGCCCGAAGGCGACGCGGGCTTTCCGGGCAACGTGAGCGTGCAGGTTCGCTACGCGCTCGACGACGACGGCACGCTGACGATCGACTACACCGGCGTCACCGACGCGCCCACGCCGCTCAACCTCACGAATCACGGCTACTTCAACCTCAGCGGCCGCGCGGGCAGCGACGTGCGCGGCCATGTGCTGAGCATCGACGCCGACGCGTTCCTCGAAGTCGACGACGCGCTGATCCCGACCGGCACCGCGGACGTGACCGGCACGGCCTTCGATTTTCGGCAGAGCGCGCCGCTCGGCGCGCGCCTCGACTGGCCGCATGCGCAACTTGCAAGGGCGCGCGGCTTCGATCACTGCTTCGTGCTGCGCGACGGCGCATGCGCGGTCAGGCCCGTCGCACGCATCTACGATCCGGAAAGCGGCCGCGAGCTGGTCGTATCGACCGATCAGCGCGGCCTCCAGCTCTATACGGGCAACTATCTGGACGGCGTGCGCGTGAGCGGCGGCACGCATTGCGCGCGACACGCCGCGTTGTGCGTCGAAGCCGGCGGCTTTCCGGATCAGGTCAACATGGCCGACCTGCGCGACGATGTCATCCTGCATCCGGGCGCCGTCTATCGACAGACCACGCTGTACCGGGTAGCCGTTCGCGCGTAACACGTGCGCCGGCCGCCTTCGACAGGCACCGGCGGCAAGCATCGGCCACGCCGCACGCCGCTGCGCGACGGCCCGTCACGGCGCGGTGTGCGTCGTGCGATCCACTACACGCGCCGCATCGGCGATACGAGCGCCGCGTCCTCGCCAGGCTCGGCCGGCCGCGCGTGCGCGGTATCGCGCTTCGGCTGCTGCGCGCCTAGCCCCGTGCCGCCCGTGCGCCGCCGCGTTGCGTGCCGCTCGATGACCCGCTGCAGCACGCAGAACACGCACAGCAGCGCGCCGATCACGATCCGCGTCCACCACGAACTCAACGTGCCGTCGAACGTGATCAACACCTGGATCGTGCCGAGGATGCCGACGCCGAACACCGAACCGATCACGTAGCCCACGCCGCCCGTGAGCAACGTGCCACCGATCACGGTCGCGGCGATCGCGTCGAGCTCCATCCCCTGCGCCTGCAGCCCGTAGCCCGACAGCACGTACAGCGTGAACACCACGCCGCCGAGCGCCGAGCACAGCCCGCTCAGCGCATAGACGCCGATCTTCGTGCGCGCCACCGGCAGCCCCATCAGCAGCGCCGAGCGCTCGTTGCCGCCGATCGCATAGACATTGCGGCCGAAACGCGTGAAATGCGCGACGTAGATCGCGACGGCCAGCGTCGCGAGTGCGATCAGCGCACCCGCGCTCAGCGTGCCGCCGCCGACCGGCACGCTGATGCCCGCGATCGCATGAAAGGTCGGCTCGTTGATCGTGATCGACTGCGTCGTGATCAGGAAGCACGCGCCGCGCGCGAGAAACATCCCCGCCAGCGTGACGATGAACGGCTGCAGCCGGAAGTAATGGATCAGCGCGCCCATCGCGGCGCCGTACAGCGCGCCGAACGCGAGCACGAGCGGCACGATCGCCCAGACGGGCCAGCGCAGCCGCTCGGCGCCGACCGCGCAGAAGATCGTCGTCAGCGCGACGACCGAGCCGACCGACAGGTCGATGCCGCCCGACACGATCACGAACGTCATCCCGATCGCGACGATCAGCAGGAACGCGTTGTCGACAAGCAAGCCGGTGAGCACCTGCATCGAGAAAAAACCCGTGTACATCACGGATCCGAAGCCGAACAGCGCGGCGAACAGCACGATCGTCACGACGATCGGCAGTGTGCGCGGGTCGGCGAGCCGGCCAAGGAATCGGGTCATCGGGGCGTTGCTCCGGAGGTGGCGCGCGAACGCGCAGAGGGCAGCAGCCGCGACGCGTGCCGGACCACAAGCGCACGCGCCGCGTCCGACTGGATCAGCGTCACGACGATCACGACGATCGCCTTGACGACGAGCGTCGCCTCCGGCGGCACGCCGATCGAATAGGTCGTGTAGGTGAGCGTCTGGATGATCAGCGCGCCGAGCACGGAGCCGGCCAGGCTGAAGCGGCCGCCGAGCAGCGACGTGCCGCCGAGCGTCACCGCGAGGATCGCGTCGAGTTCGAGCAGCAGCCCCGCGTTGTTGCCGTCGGCGCTGCGCAAGTTCGAGCTCGCGAGGATGCCGGCGATCGCCGACATCACGCCGGAACACAGATACACGCCGAACACGACCGCGCCCGAGCGCAGCCCGACGAGCCGCGTGGCGACCGGGTTCACGCCGATCGCGCGGATGAACAGCCCGAGCGCCGTGCGGTTCACCAGCAGCGCGACGGCAGCGATCACCGCGACCGCGATCCACACCGAACACGGCACGGTCGCCAGATAGCCGCCGCCGAGCGCGAGGTAGCCGGGCGCGCCGATCGGAATGATCTGGCCGCCCGTCAGCAACTGCGCGACGCCGCGGCCGGCCACCATCAGGATCAGCGTCGCGATGATCGGCTGCATCCCGACGAACGCGACGAGCAGGCCGTTCCATGCGCCCGCCAGCAGTCCGACGCCGAGCGCGGCGGCCAGCGCCATGCCGACCCGAGAAGGGTCTGCATCGAGCACGATCGCCGCGGCCGCGCCGGCGATCGCGACGATCGCGCCGACGGAAATGTCGATCCCGCGCGTCGCGATCACGAGCGTCATCCCGAGCGACACGATCACGAGCGGCGCCGCGCGGTTCAGGATGTCGATCGGCGCGCCGAACAGGTGGCCGTCGAGCAGCGCGATCGACAGGAAGCCCGGACGATGCGCGACGTCGAGCGCGAACAGCAGCGCGAGCGTCAGCACCGGCCACGCAAGCGAATGACGAAACAGCGTGCGCAGCCGCGTCATGACTGGCCTCCCGCGATCAGCCGGTAAACCTGCTCCTCGGACGCGTCGGCACCGGTCAGCTCGGCGACCTTGCGCCGGTCGCGCAGCACCGCGATCCGGTGGCTCACGCGCACGACCTCGCCGATCTCCGACGAGATGAACAGGATCGCGAGCCCGGTCGCGCACAGCGCGAGCACGCGCTCCATGATGTCGAACTTCGCGGCGACGTCGATGCCGCGCGTCGGCTCGTCGAGGATCAGCAGCTTCGGGTCCGTCGCGAGCCAGCGCGCGAGCAGCACCTTCTGCTGGTTGCCGCCCGACAGCAGGCCGATCGGCTGCTCCGCGTCGCGCGCCTTGACGCCGAGCCGCGCGATATACGTGTCGGCGATCTCGCGCTGGCGCGCCCGCCCGATCAGCCGCCACCAGCCGCGCCGCGCCTGCAGCGCGAGGATGATGTTCTCGCGGATCGACAGCGCGGCGACGATGCCCTCCTTCTTGCGGTCCTCCGGGCAATACGCGATCCCGTGCCGGACCGCGTCGTGCGGCGACGCCAGCCGCTTGCGCGTGCCGTCAATCTCGATCGCACCGGTGTCCGGGCGCTCCGCCGCGAACGCGAGCTGCGCCGTTTCGGTGCGCCCCGAGCCGAGCAGCCCGGCCAGCCCGACGATTTCGCCAGGCCGCACGTCGAGATCGAGCGCACCCATCATCCCGCGCCGGCCGACCTGCTGCATCGACAGGAACGGCGCGGCAGTGCCGGCGGTGCGCTCGACCGCGGCGGCACCCGCCTGCAGCGTGTCGGACATCCGTTCGCGGCCGGTCATCTTCGCGACCAGCGCGTCGACCGGCAGGTCGCGCGCCAGGTACTCGCCTTCGCGCTCGCCGTTGCGCATCACGGTGATCCGGTCGGACACCGCATAGGTCTGTTCAAGGAAGTGCGTGACGAACAGGATCGCGATGCCCGACGCCTTCAGCCGGCGCAGCACGTCGAACAGCCGCGCGACCTCGCCGTCGTCGAGGCTCGACGTCGGCTCGTCGAGAATCAGCACGCGCGCATCGACGGAAACGGCGCGCGCGATCGCGACCATCTGCTGCACGGCGATCGGATACGCGTCGAGCGAACGCGTGACGTCGAGCGCAAGGTCGAGTTCGGCCAGCGCCGCGCGTGCCCGCGCATGGATCGCGTTCCAGTCGATCGCGCCGCGCCGCATCGGCTGCCGGCCCGCGAAGATGTTCTCGGCGACCGACAGGTTCGCGCACAGGTTCACTTCCTGGTAAAGCGTCTGGATCCCGGCCGCCTCGGCCTCGCGCGGCGCGGCGAAACGCACGGGCTTGCCGCCGACGCGAATCTCGCCCGCATCGTGCGCATGCACGCCGGTGAGCACGTTGATCAGCGTCGACTTGCCCGCGCCGTTCTGGCCCATCAGCGCATGGATCTCGCCCGGAAACAGCCGGAAGCTCACGCGCTGCAGCGCGCTGACGCCCGGAAACGCCTTGTCGATGCCGATCATCTCGACCACCGGCGGACTCGTCATGAACCCTCCCTCGAAGCGGTTGCCGGACGACGGCGTGCCACGCCGCCGCCCGCGCGGACCTCAGTATTTGCGGGTCGGCAGCACCTGCGCCGCGACGTTCATCGGGAACACGGTCTCGTTCGTCACGATGCGCTTGGGCAGCGACTTGCCGGCGACGACGTCCTTCACCGCGCTCATCAGTTGCGGGCCGAGCAGCGGGCTGCATTCGACGTCGACGTTGATCTTGCCGGCGACCATCGCCTGGAAGCCGCCCTTCGTCGCATCGAACGACACGACGCTCATGTCCTTGCCGGGCTTGATCCCGGCTTCCTCCATCGCCTGGATCGCGCCGAGCGCCATGTCGTCGTTGTGCGCGTAGACGACGTTGATCTGCTTGCCGTAGGTCTTCGCGAACGCTTCCATCACCTGCTTGCCGCCGGCGAGCGTGAAGTCGCCGCTCTGCGACGCGATCACCTTGAATTTCGGATTGCTTTTGATCACTTCGAGCAGGCCCGCGCGGCGATCGTTGGCCGGCGCCGAGCCGACCGTGCCCTGCAGCTCGACGATATTGATCGGACCTGCGTCGTTCCTGTAGTGCTCTTCCATCCAGTGGCCCGCGCGCCGCCCTTCCTCGAGGAAGTCCGAACCGATCATCGTCACGTACAGCGACGGGTCCTTCACGTCGACCCCGCGATCGGTCAGGATCACCGGGATGTGCGCGGCCTTCGCTTCGGTCAGCACCGGCTCCCAGCCCGATTCGACGACCGGCGAGAACGCGATCACGTCGACCTTCTGCGCGATGAACGAGCGGATCGCGCGGATCTGGTTCTCCTGCTTCTGCTGCGCGTCCGAGAATTTCAGGTTGATGCCGGCGTCCTTTGCCGCGCCCTTCACCGACACGGTGTTCGCGGTGCGCCACGCGCTTTCCGCGCCGACCTGCGAGAACCCGAGCGTGATCGGCTTTTGCTGCGCGAACGTGCCGGGCGCGAGTACCGTCGCCGCGGCGACGATCGCACCGGCCGCCAGCTTCCTGATGAATGTCATGGTCCGTCTCCGATGATGTCGTTGTATGCCGCTGCGCTGTTCTGGTTCTGCTTGGCGCGCGCGGTTCAGGGCTGTGCCTGCCGGCCCGGTGTGTATGCCCCGGATTAGTCTAGGAACAAGTCCGATAACCTTCCAATGAAATCTTGGATTGAGGCGATATCGGAATCGGCATACGTATAAACACCTAAGCGCGGGGACGCCTGGAGCGGCGGCGGCGGCGGGCGGGCCGGCCGGGTCGTTTCGAATGCGTGAAAGCCGGCGCATTCGGGCAATGCGCCGGCCTCGTCAGGATTCCGTGGGCGGAATGACGGCAGGCCGGGCCGAAAGGAAGACGTTGGTTTGCTTCAGATGGAAGCGGCGGATGGCGCGTCGCCGGGTACCGGCGCAGGCATGCGGGCCCGCATGAACACGCCGGCCAGCACCGACGCCGCTACTGCGGCCCCGGCGCCCAACAGGAACGCGAGGTGGTAGCCGCCGACGTGTCGATCGCGCCCGCCCCCAGACCGATCGGCACCATGACGGGCAGCATGTCCGTCATGAATCGGCTCCTGTC
This window contains:
- the yjfF gene encoding galactofuranose ABC transporter, permease protein YjfF — its product is MTRFLGRLADPRTLPIVVTIVLFAALFGFGSVMYTGFFSMQVLTGLLVDNAFLLIVAIGMTFVIVSGGIDLSVGSVVALTTIFCAVGAERLRWPVWAIVPLVLAFGALYGAAMGALIHYFRLQPFIVTLAGMFLARGACFLITTQSITINEPTFHAIAGISVPVGGGTLSAGALIALATLAVAIYVAHFTRFGRNVYAIGGNERSALLMGLPVARTKIGVYALSGLCSALGGVVFTLYVLSGYGLQAQGMELDAIAATVIGGTLLTGGVGYVIGSVFGVGILGTIQVLITFDGTLSSWWTRIVIGALLCVFCVLQRVIERHATRRRTGGTGLGAQQPKRDTAHARPAEPGEDAALVSPMRRV
- a CDS encoding sugar ABC transporter ATP-binding protein: MTSPPVVEMIGIDKAFPGVSALQRVSFRLFPGEIHALMGQNGAGKSTLINVLTGVHAHDAGEIRVGGKPVRFAAPREAEAAGIQTLYQEVNLCANLSVAENIFAGRQPMRRGAIDWNAIHARARAALAELDLALDVTRSLDAYPIAVQQMVAIARAVSVDARVLILDEPTSSLDDGEVARLFDVLRRLKASGIAILFVTHFLEQTYAVSDRITVMRNGEREGEYLARDLPVDALVAKMTGRERMSDTLQAGAAAVERTAGTAAPFLSMQQVGRRGMMGALDLDVRPGEIVGLAGLLGSGRTETAQLAFAAERPDTGAIEIDGTRKRLASPHDAVRHGIAYCPEDRKKEGIVAALSIRENIILALQARRGWWRLIGRARQREIADTYIARLGVKARDAEQPIGLLSGGNQQKVLLARWLATDPKLLILDEPTRGIDVAAKFDIMERVLALCATGLAILFISSEIGEVVRVSHRIAVLRDRRKVAELTGADASEEQVYRLIAGGQS
- a CDS encoding ABC transporter substrate-binding protein, translated to MTFIRKLAAGAIVAAATVLAPGTFAQQKPITLGFSQVGAESAWRTANTVSVKGAAKDAGINLKFSDAQQKQENQIRAIRSFIAQKVDVIAFSPVVESGWEPVLTEAKAAHIPVILTDRGVDVKDPSLYVTMIGSDFLEEGRRAGHWMEEHYRNDAGPINIVELQGTVGSAPANDRRAGLLEVIKSNPKFKVIASQSGDFTLAGGKQVMEAFAKTYGKQINVVYAHNDDMALGAIQAMEEAGIKPGKDMSVVSFDATKGGFQAMVAGKINVDVECSPLLGPQLMSAVKDVVAGKSLPKRIVTNETVFPMNVAAQVLPTRKY
- a CDS encoding ABC transporter permease, with product MTRLRTLFRHSLAWPVLTLALLFALDVAHRPGFLSIALLDGHLFGAPIDILNRAAPLVIVSLGMTLVIATRGIDISVGAIVAIAGAAAAIVLDADPSRVGMALAAALGVGLLAGAWNGLLVAFVGMQPIIATLILMVAGRGVAQLLTGGQIIPIGAPGYLALGGGYLATVPCSVWIAVAVIAAVALLVNRTALGLFIRAIGVNPVATRLVGLRSGAVVFGVYLCSGVMSAIAGILASSNLRSADGNNAGLLLELDAILAVTLGGTSLLGGRFSLAGSVLGALIIQTLTYTTYSIGVPPEATLVVKAIVVIVVTLIQSDAARALVVRHASRLLPSARSRATSGATPR